A single Brucella intermedia LMG 3301 DNA region contains:
- a CDS encoding DapH/DapD/GlmU-related protein codes for MTSSDDLRFQNSEPRIHSTAQLKSVKLGRYADIGERVILREVTVGDFTYFERNGEGIYAEIGKFCSIAANVRINALEHPMERLTTHKVSYRPNEYFRYLGVDGEFRARRQAQRVIIGNDVWIGHGAVITPGIQIGHGAVIGANTVVTKDVPPYHVVGGVPAHFIRKRFDNAVIERLLELEWWNWPVEKLYEAVPDIQMLEIEAFLEKWSG; via the coding sequence ATGACGTCGTCAGATGACCTTCGTTTCCAAAACAGTGAACCTCGCATTCATTCCACTGCTCAGCTGAAATCAGTCAAGCTGGGGCGGTATGCGGATATCGGTGAGCGTGTGATTCTGCGTGAAGTCACGGTCGGCGATTTCACCTATTTCGAGCGGAACGGTGAGGGGATCTATGCCGAGATTGGCAAGTTCTGCTCCATTGCTGCGAATGTCCGCATCAATGCGCTCGAACACCCTATGGAGCGGCTGACGACGCATAAGGTCAGCTACCGGCCAAATGAATATTTTCGTTATCTGGGCGTTGATGGAGAGTTCCGTGCAAGGCGTCAGGCGCAGCGCGTGATCATCGGTAATGATGTGTGGATCGGCCACGGTGCGGTCATCACACCGGGCATCCAGATCGGCCATGGCGCTGTGATTGGCGCGAACACCGTCGTAACGAAGGATGTGCCGCCTTATCATGTGGTCGGTGGTGTTCCGGCCCATTTTATTCGCAAAAGGTTCGACAATGCCGTCATAGAACGGCTGCTTGAACTTGAATGGTGGAACTGGCCAGTGGAAAAACTCTACGAAGCGGTGCCGGACATTCAGATGCTCGAGATCGAGGCGTTTCTTGAAAAGTGGAGCGGCTGA